One Prosthecobacter dejongeii DNA window includes the following coding sequences:
- a CDS encoding efflux RND transporter periplasmic adaptor subunit: MLLMVSVAEAGAVPGLIIPLHEVKVGTPVEGLVKEVLVSEGDSVESGQVVVQLTDDLEKLDLERAEKVLEKAKFDHEAAQKLLKENISTREEALRKSIEHDLARIQRDAARVRLEQKTLRAPLQGVVVNRGKEPGEAVQLHEVLLEIVHIRQVEAQFYLEPAQALKVKKGEKRKLRVSSLPESAEILGEVVFLDPRMDAESGLYRVKLRVDNADLRLKAGMRVEADLAQP, from the coding sequence ATGTTGTTGATGGTGAGTGTGGCGGAAGCTGGTGCGGTACCAGGGCTCATCATTCCTCTGCATGAAGTGAAAGTGGGCACGCCTGTGGAAGGCTTGGTCAAAGAGGTCCTCGTGAGCGAAGGGGACAGTGTGGAATCTGGACAGGTCGTGGTCCAGCTAACGGATGATCTGGAAAAGCTGGATCTTGAGCGAGCTGAGAAGGTACTGGAGAAGGCGAAGTTTGACCATGAAGCGGCGCAAAAACTTTTGAAGGAAAACATCAGCACGCGTGAGGAGGCTTTACGAAAAAGCATCGAGCATGATCTGGCGCGGATTCAGCGTGATGCTGCTCGGGTGCGATTAGAACAGAAGACTCTGCGTGCTCCCCTGCAAGGGGTGGTGGTAAATCGCGGGAAGGAACCTGGTGAGGCCGTACAACTGCACGAGGTGTTGTTAGAGATCGTGCACATTCGGCAGGTTGAGGCTCAGTTTTATTTAGAGCCTGCGCAGGCTCTAAAAGTTAAGAAGGGTGAAAAGCGGAAACTGCGAGTTTCTTCGTTACCCGAGTCTGCGGAAATCCTCGGAGAGGTCGTTTTTCTGGACCCCCGAATGGACGCGGAGAGTGGGCTTTATCGGGTAAAGTTGCGTGTGGATAATGCGGATCTACGGCTGAAGGCAGGCATGAGGGTGGAGGCCGATCTAGCCCAGCCTTGA